One genomic segment of Hordeum vulgare subsp. vulgare chromosome 2H, MorexV3_pseudomolecules_assembly, whole genome shotgun sequence includes these proteins:
- the LOC123430850 gene encoding AT-hook motif nuclear-localized protein 23-like, whose amino-acid sequence MAGLDLGTAATRYVHQFHHLHPDLQLQQNSYAKQQHEPADDDHNGNANGNYGGQYGENNDGGSSSSGPAGDGAGGGGGGGPGDMVARRPRGRPPGSKNKPKPPVIITRESANTLRAHILEVGSGCDVFECISTYACRRQRGVCVLSGSGIVTNVTLRQPSAPAGAVVTLHGRFEILSLSGSFLPPPAPPGATSLTIFLAGGQGQVVGGNVVGALYAAGPVIVIAASFANVAYERLPLEDEEAPPATAGMQMQQPSDADPAAGMGGVSFPPDPSAAGLPFFNQLPLNNMTGGPGSQLPPGADGHGWAGGRPQF is encoded by the coding sequence ATGGCAGGCCTCGACCTTGGCACCGCCGCGACGCGCTACGTGCACCAGTTCCACCACCTCCACCCGGACCTCCAGCTGCAGCAGAACAGCTACGCCAAGCAGCAGCACGAGCCcgccgacgacgaccacaacggcaACGCCAACGGCAACTACGGCGGCCAGTACGGCGAGAACAACGAcggcggctcctcctcctccggcccggCCGGTGATGGcgcgggtggcggcggcgggggcgggccTGGGGACATGGTGGCGCGCCGCCCACGGGGGCGCCCCCCGGGCTCCAAGAACAAGCCCAAGCCGCCGGTGATCATCACGCGGGAGAGCGCTAACACGCTGCGCGCCCACATCCTGGAGGTCGGCAGCGGCTGCGACGTGTTCGAGTGCATCTCCACGTACGCGTGCCGGCGGCAGCGCGGCGTGTGCGTGCTGAGCGGCAGCGGCATCGTGACCAACGTGACGCTTCGGCAGCCGTCGGCGCCCGCGGGCGCCGTCGTGACCCTGCACGGCAGGTTCGAGATCCTGTCGCTCTCGGGATCTTTCCTGCCCCCGCCGGCCCCCCCTGGCGCCACCAGCCTTACCATATTCCTCGCCGGGGGCCAGGGGCAGGTCGTCGGCGGCAACGTCGTGGGCGCGCTCTACGCCGCGGGCCCCGTCATCGTCATCGCCGCGTCATTCGCCAACGTCGCCTACGAGCGCCTCCCGCTGGAGGATGAGGAAGCGCCGCCTGCAACGGCCGGCATGCAGATGCAGCAGCCAAGCGACGCCGACCCGGCGGCCGGCATGGGCGGCGTCTCGTTCCCTCCCGACCCGTCGGCAGCCGGCCTGCCCTTCTTCAACCAGCTGcctctcaacaacatgaccgGCGGTCCCGGGTCGCAGCTGCCGCCTGGTGCCGACGGCCACGGCTGGGCCGGCGGACGGCCACAGTTCTGA